A window of Hypomesus transpacificus isolate Combined female unplaced genomic scaffold, fHypTra1 scaffold_304, whole genome shotgun sequence genomic DNA:
TTTTACAAATAGAAGCACAAATGTTCATAAACTCTTGACAACAGCTGTCTGAAGGACTTGAAGCAGAGGCGCAAGGACCGctgtagatggatggatgacagGAGGATCTCACCGCTTTAtctgggggaagagagggcagGTTCAGGGCTTGGTGCTGAGAGCACTGGCCAGAGGGTGCTGGAGCTGACAGGATCAAACATCAGCACTTCATTAGGACACGACAAAGCCAACATTCAGGGGGCTAGCCTCATCCAGCACCATGgaagctctcacacacagcatcacagctaTCTACCTATGATATGGTTACCTTCTCTGTAAAGACATGCTTCAGTTCCTGGTATCACCAGGGAGGTACGAAGGGGAGGTATAAatgacattgaaatgtcaatATACATATCAGTTGACTATACTATCACAGGACGTGGTCTTGAGGGGAAGTTGTGTAATTTTTCACTTTACATGTGTTAGTAGGGTGGGGTGACTGCAAAAGTGGGATCGTTGTGGGGGTCATTGTGCCGCGAGAGAGCCGAGAGAGAAGCGTGCGGGAGAGAAGAGGGCAGGACTTACAGAGCAGCAGCTCCAGAGATGATCTCAATGAGCTCCTTGGTGATGACAGCCTGTCTGGTACGGTTGAAGGTCAGGGTCAGCTTGTCAATCATCTCAGCTTCAGGGGCGGAGACACAGAAACATAATATTCAGGAGGTTGACCTATGAACATGTGGCATGAGAAGACAACGAATCCAAACGGATCGTCTGTTTAAGAGACACAAGTAGAGGCAGtgatgatggaggaggaaggaggtctCACAGGCATTCTTGCTGGCGCTGTCCATGGCAGTCATCCTGGCACTCTGCTCACTGGTGGTTGACTCCTTCAGACCATAGTAGATGATGTTGACCAGGGCAAACTCTTGGTAGTTTCTCAGCACATCAGCATCGATGTCATCATAGATGCCCATGCTCTCTGCGGGGAGAGCAAGACGACACAGTTAGCATCTCCTGCTACGGTCTGAGGGGTCAGGTTAGCTTCTTTTCAAACCAGTTTGGCCTGCGGTGCGTTTGACTCCATACCTGCGTTAGCAATGGTGTCCACGGAATACAGGGGCTTCTCATCCGTCTTGTATGAGATGACAGACCTGTGGGAGGGAAGCACATGACATGTCACAAGGTCAATAGCTCTCATTGGCTGTGTGAGGATGACATCAGAGCACAGAAGCCTACAGAGCTGACGAGTCACACCAGACATGCCTCCACACGGAATCGCTTCCCGGGCCTGGATTTGAATCAAGTGATATCCCATAAAGCCTTTAAACCCTCCTACTGGCAAGTGAGAAGGAGGGAACTTGGGTCGACACAGGTCTGTTCACTAGAGAAACCCCCGAATACCTGAATCTGTTGAAGATAACTGAGCCCTGGTCGAACTCGTAGCCGCAGTCGAGGACCGCAGCCGCGATGATGGAAGCGTCGGCGAAGGTGGGGGGCTTGCGGCCCACCTCCTTGCAGCTCAGGAGGAGGTGTTTGTTGTGGGTCCTGGGAGGTAGAAAAGAGAATCATCACCACCAACTGATCTGAATGCATCTTCGAATATCGTTTTTCTGCTAAAATACTGAATAGAATAAGTGAAGAGGTCACTTGAACTGCTGAACAAGGAGAAATTCCTGACAGCTGAAGCATATACACTTATAAAAGCGAAGGAATGAAAACCATGACGGGTGAATCTCTTGGCCAGTGTCAGAGAGCACCAAAGAACCACTAGCTACCTCTGCAGCAGTGCCCTGAGCTTGTCTCCAACGTTGACCACCATCACATCTTTGCCCGTGCTGGTCAGACTGGCGATCTCGCTCTTGATGGCCTTGCCCACGTTGGAGTGGATAGCACCGCAGAGCCCGCGGTCAGACGATACGCCGATGATCAGGTGCTTCCCTGTCTTCTCCTCGGGGGCTTTGATGTCAGCCTTCTCGTACAGGGCTGAaaggaacgcacacacacacgggcatcgATGACTATTCAAAATGACAGAAATACAGACTGTGGCACCGCAAACCACCAATCGGACCAACGTAGCCTCATGTCTTTCAGTAGCGATTACTACTGGAACCTATGTAGGTGCTTGGAATGTAGAACGTCTATCATCTGAAGGCTCGTGCATCGTCAAATGCAGCCCCTTCGAACGCAATTCATTGATGTAATGTGGAGAATGTAAAAGAAACGTCCCAGCAACGTACCGAGAGCACCAGTGCCGTAGACACGGGCAGGCTTCAGCTGCCGCTCAGCACGGGCGTACTTGGCAGCTGCCACCATCTTCATGGACTTGGTGATCTTCTGGATATTCTTGATGGACTTCAACCTGATGGTGACTGACAGACAAATGGAAAATATGAATGACTACATTTACATGGGGAGTAGATTTGACTTTCTCTCTGTATGATAATAAAATCAAAAAGCATTTTTCTTTATGTATGTAATATTGATGTATTGTACTCTGCATTACAGCAGAACACAATAGTATGGTTTACACTTTAGAGGTAGTATGCAGAGAAAACACTTACTGTCCTTCAGGGTGGCCATGTTCCTGACCTGCCCACTGCAAATACACAGCAACCAATCAATGCATTGATAACATAATTGCTGCAAATCCACATATTGTTTTGCAGCCTTGTCAAACTCGGAAATGTGCAACTACATGTAAACAGTCATAATCAAAAAATGTTACGAATAGCTAAGGCTAGAGACTAGCCGTGTCTGGCAGGGGTAGGTAAGCTAACAGCTAAGTAGTAGCTGGCGTTTCTACGCGATTTAGCACAGATTAGTTTGCGACGCCTAGATGAAATTATATAACATGTATTGACTGACTTGACATTTCAGACTGCATTACAAATGCAAACAGTGTACATTTTGTATAGGAACACAATGTCCCCAATACCACAGTACTGTGAAAGTACAATGACACATATGCTAGCAAATGTCAATTTAGCTAGCATTAGTAGCAAGCCGACTCAACTTGGCCATTCACTGAACTGTACAGTGCATAGACGCATTCGGAATCTGCGGCCTACAGTTAGCACGCCCTTGCAATGAATGACCCGAATGATCTAACAGCGGATTTACAGATATGCTATAAACCTTTATCATAAAAAGGGTGCACAAATGTTAATATTGTCAAATGTGTGTTATACGTAAAATAAAAGGTTACCATTGTGGGAGGAAAACCAACGCGCTGGTCCTGGCGAACATGGTTACTTCTATgaaggtcagacacacaggacTGCGCAAGCGCAAGAAATGGCACAACTTCAACGAAAACTCGCGTTCATTCAATGTCCACGCCTACACGTAAAGTGATGACGAAGTACACACACGATTAGGAGATCGAAGGGACACAACAATTTTCGAACGTGTTGTCGgttattttgtttttacttaTATTATTACGACCTTTGTCTTATTTTGTATGTAAACACTTTGTTTTAAGATGGGCAAAGCAGATTTTCTCAGCCCTAAAGCCATCGGCAACCGGATTAAAGCCAAAGGTTTGCAAAAATTGAGATGGTATTGCCAGATGTGTCAGAAACAATGTCGAGACGAGGTAAGgaaaatgtgccactgccacTGTACACGCACGCAAACTTAAATTAAGAAATTGTAACATAGCCTAATTGATCAACTTTATTCTATCTGTAAATAATGGAATGGCAACCTAGTCAACTATTTGTAGTTGTTACGTATAGAGCTAACTGTTAAGATATGTATTTGAATCCTGCTTGTCCACAGAATGGTTTCAAGTGTCACTGCATGTCGGAGTCTCACCAGAGACAACTTCTTTTGGCTTCAGAGGATCCAAACCAGTTTATGGACTATTTCTCTGAGTGAGTCTGACATGCTTTGTGTTGCTACCTCAAATACAACCGTGCGTCAATACCTTGAGTTGTCTCAAACTGTAGGCCGACCGGTCCTCTTCTAATGGTTCTCGGTTTTATCCTTAGGGAGTTCAAGAGTGACTTTCTGGAGCTGATCCGAAGACGCTTTGGTACTCATACAATACAAAGT
This region includes:
- the atp5f1c gene encoding ATP synthase subunit gamma, mitochondrial isoform X1; translation: MFARTSALVFLPQCGQVRNMATLKDITIRLKSIKNIQKITKSMKMVAAAKYARAERQLKPARVYGTGALALYEKADIKAPEEKTGKHLIIGVSSDRGLCGAIHSNVGKAIKSEIASLTSTGKDVMVVNVGDKLRALLQRTHNKHLLLSCKEVGRKPPTFADASIIAAAVLDCGYEFDQGSVIFNRFRSVISYKTDEKPLYSVDTIANAESMGIYDDIDADVLRNYQEFALVNIIYYGLKESTTSEQSARMTAMDSASKNASEMIDKLTLTFNRTRQAVITKELIEIISGAAAL
- the atp5f1c gene encoding ATP synthase subunit gamma, mitochondrial isoform X2 → MFARTSALVFLPQCGQVRNMATLKDITIRLKSIKNIQKITKSMKMVAAAKYARAERQLKPARVYGTGALALYEKADIKAPEEKTGKHLIIGVSSDRGLCGAIHSNVGKAIKSEIASLTSTGKDVMVVNVGDKLRALLQRTHNKHLLLSCKEVGRKPPTFADASIIAAAVLDCGYEFDQGSVIFNRFRSVISYKTDEKPLYSVDTIANAESMGIYDDIDADVLRNYQEFALVNIIYYGLKESTTSEQSARMTAMDSASKNASEMIDKLTLTFNRTRQAVITKELIEIISGAAAL